One Solibacillus sp. R5-41 DNA segment encodes these proteins:
- the scpA gene encoding methylmalonyl-CoA mutase gives MSKANFKSVVIEDVLHQEQRTSTGSFLTNEGIEVKTVYNAEDIQDVKHTKDVAGIAPNTRGPYPTMYVARPWTVRQYAGFSTAEESNAFYRRNLAMGQKGLSVAFDLATHRGYDSDHPRVKGDVGKAGVAIDSIEDMKILFAGIPLDQMSVSMTMNGAVLPILAFYIVAAEEQGVSPDKLAGTIQNDILKEYMVRNTYIYPPAMSMKIIADIFEFTAKHMPKFNSISISGYHIQEAGATNDIELAYTLADGLEYVRTGLKAGIDIDAFAPRLSFFWAIGMNYYMEIAKMRAARRIWAQMMSTFDPKNPKTLALRTHSQTSGWSLTEQDPFNNVTRTLIEANAAAMGHTQSLHTNALDEAIALPTDFSARIARNTQLFLQEETGMTKVIDPWGGSYYVEKLTEELTEKAWALIEEIEELGGMAKAIETGLPKMKVEEAAAKRQAKIDSKTETIVGVNKFRLAEEEPIDILDIDNALVRDQQIERLNTMKADRDEAEVQKHLARLTKAAEDGGENLLAVAVDAARARASLGEISDAIEAVSGRHKAIIRSISGVYSANFSDHEMIEEVKEMTEGFIENEGRRPRILVAKMGQDGHDRGAKVIATGYADLGFDVDISPLFMTPEETAQMANENDVHCVGVSSLAAGHKTLVPELVAELKKLGREDIIVICGGVIPAQDYDFLYESGAAAIFGPGTVIPVSAMKIIEEIYKKLGYEEVAE, from the coding sequence ATGAGTAAAGCAAATTTTAAATCTGTTGTAATTGAAGACGTTTTACATCAAGAGCAACGAACTTCAACAGGCTCATTTTTGACAAACGAAGGCATCGAAGTTAAAACGGTATATAACGCTGAGGACATTCAAGATGTAAAACATACAAAGGATGTAGCAGGGATTGCGCCAAATACGCGCGGACCTTACCCAACGATGTATGTAGCACGTCCATGGACAGTACGTCAATATGCAGGTTTCTCGACTGCTGAGGAATCAAACGCCTTTTATCGTCGAAACTTAGCGATGGGTCAAAAAGGGTTATCGGTTGCCTTTGACTTAGCGACACACCGCGGTTATGACTCTGATCACCCACGAGTAAAAGGTGACGTAGGTAAAGCTGGTGTAGCAATCGATTCGATTGAGGACATGAAAATTTTATTTGCGGGCATTCCGTTAGATCAAATGTCAGTTTCTATGACGATGAATGGCGCAGTTTTACCAATTTTAGCATTTTACATTGTTGCAGCTGAAGAGCAAGGGGTATCACCGGATAAGCTTGCGGGTACAATCCAAAATGATATTTTAAAGGAATATATGGTGCGTAATACATATATTTATCCACCAGCAATGTCAATGAAAATTATTGCCGATATTTTTGAATTTACAGCGAAACATATGCCGAAATTTAACTCGATTTCAATTTCGGGCTACCATATTCAAGAAGCCGGTGCGACAAATGATATTGAGCTAGCTTACACACTTGCTGACGGTCTTGAATATGTACGTACGGGGTTAAAAGCAGGAATTGATATTGATGCCTTTGCACCACGTTTATCATTCTTCTGGGCGATTGGCATGAATTACTATATGGAAATTGCAAAAATGCGTGCTGCACGTCGTATTTGGGCGCAAATGATGTCGACATTCGATCCGAAAAATCCAAAAACATTAGCGTTACGTACGCATTCTCAAACGTCTGGTTGGTCATTAACGGAGCAAGATCCATTCAATAACGTCACACGTACATTGATTGAAGCGAACGCAGCAGCGATGGGTCATACACAATCACTTCACACGAACGCATTAGACGAAGCGATTGCATTACCGACAGACTTCTCTGCACGAATTGCACGAAATACACAGCTATTCTTACAAGAAGAAACGGGTATGACAAAAGTAATTGATCCATGGGGCGGCTCTTATTATGTTGAGAAGTTAACAGAAGAGTTAACGGAAAAAGCATGGGCATTAATCGAGGAAATTGAAGAGCTTGGTGGTATGGCGAAAGCGATTGAAACAGGTCTTCCAAAAATGAAAGTTGAGGAAGCAGCGGCAAAACGTCAAGCGAAAATCGACTCAAAAACAGAAACAATTGTTGGTGTAAACAAATTCCGTTTAGCAGAAGAGGAGCCAATTGATATTTTAGATATCGACAATGCCCTTGTACGTGACCAACAAATTGAACGCTTAAACACAATGAAAGCAGACCGTGATGAAGCAGAAGTGCAAAAACATTTAGCACGTTTAACAAAAGCTGCGGAGGATGGAGGAGAAAACTTACTAGCTGTTGCGGTGGATGCGGCTCGTGCACGTGCTTCATTAGGCGAAATTTCTGATGCGATTGAAGCTGTATCAGGACGTCATAAAGCGATTATTCGTTCCATTTCGGGCGTTTACTCTGCGAACTTCTCAGATCATGAAATGATTGAAGAAGTGAAGGAAATGACAGAAGGCTTCATCGAAAATGAAGGTCGTCGCCCACGTATTTTAGTGGCAAAAATGGGTCAAGATGGACATGACCGTGGGGCGAAAGTTATCGCAACAGGCTATGCAGACTTAGGCTTTGATGTGGATATTTCACCATTGTTCATGACACCAGAAGAAACTGCGCAAATGGCGAATGAAAACGATGTACACTGTGTCGGCGTATCGAGCTTAGCAGCAGGTCATAAAACACTTGTACCAGAGTTAGTAGCGGAGCTGAAAAAATTAGGTCGTGAAGATATTATCGTTATTTGTGGTGGGGTTATTCCAGCACAAGACTATGATTTCTTATATGAATCAGGTGCGGCAGCTATTTTCGGTCCAGGTACAGTTATTCCGGTATCAGCAATGAAAATTATCGAAGAAATCTACAAAAAGCTTGGCTACGAGGAAGTGGCAGAATAA
- a CDS encoding methylmalonyl-CoA mutase family protein produces MTTNMKDIEFQSTSYEQWQEEAVKALKGKPFESLFTKTIDNITLEPLYTQETLIEKLGEQLEKQVSTIRNLTKESDFAVAQQIVGEDVESFFANLQESLARGNDVITINSPVAFEWNEEALGQLADYLSEYSFKLIVQSTNDNLLSAFTKIEKAKRATVEGYIIAPEAVELADYPNVRTFAANTIPFHNKGANAVQELAIALAQASQLANTVEDFKAFESKFFVNFAIDTQFFSEVAKIRAFKVLWKAFASAFGTEASAVPVVVETSVRSFSKLDVYVNLLRAGNEAFAAAIGGADVVTVHPHDCLTKATDQSVRIARNVSLVTKEESHVLNVLDPAGGSYFVESLTADLVKEAWALFLEIELAGGLDAYTALQSDIEAVYSKRIQAVETRKHSLIGTNIYANPVDTIATEENGQFADVKRLAIPFENLRTCFSQAGIKTAILTFGALKNYKPRADFVQGFFATAGIVAEQTEGFTSIEDAKKWITNAAFDYVVIAATDEDTKALVPALLDGKRSTIVLDAAGKYKEDEATWTATGLNGFIFAGQNIVEKLNSVVASVKGVQQ; encoded by the coding sequence ATGACAACAAATATGAAAGACATCGAATTTCAATCGACTAGTTATGAACAATGGCAAGAAGAAGCTGTAAAAGCTTTGAAGGGAAAACCATTTGAATCCCTATTCACAAAAACAATTGACAACATTACATTAGAGCCTCTTTATACACAAGAAACATTGATCGAAAAATTAGGTGAACAATTAGAAAAACAAGTTTCAACGATTCGTAATTTAACAAAAGAATCAGATTTTGCAGTAGCTCAGCAAATTGTTGGTGAAGATGTGGAAAGTTTCTTTGCAAATTTACAAGAAAGCCTAGCGCGTGGCAATGATGTCATCACAATCAATAGCCCAGTTGCCTTTGAATGGAACGAAGAAGCGCTTGGTCAATTAGCTGATTATTTATCGGAATATTCATTTAAACTGATCGTGCAATCAACTAATGACAATTTATTAAGCGCTTTCACAAAAATTGAAAAAGCGAAACGTGCGACAGTAGAAGGCTATATTATTGCACCTGAAGCTGTTGAATTAGCAGATTACCCTAACGTGCGCACATTTGCAGCGAATACGATTCCTTTCCACAATAAAGGTGCAAACGCTGTACAAGAATTAGCAATCGCATTAGCGCAAGCATCTCAATTAGCAAATACCGTGGAGGATTTCAAAGCATTTGAAAGCAAATTCTTTGTAAACTTTGCGATTGATACACAGTTTTTCTCAGAAGTCGCGAAAATTCGTGCATTTAAAGTGTTATGGAAAGCATTTGCTTCAGCATTCGGCACTGAAGCAAGCGCTGTCCCAGTAGTAGTCGAAACATCTGTCCGCAGTTTTTCAAAGCTAGATGTATATGTAAACCTACTACGTGCAGGCAATGAAGCATTCGCAGCGGCAATCGGTGGTGCAGATGTTGTAACAGTCCATCCACATGATTGCTTAACAAAAGCAACAGATCAATCGGTTCGTATCGCTCGTAACGTGTCCCTCGTAACGAAAGAAGAATCACATGTACTAAACGTCCTTGATCCTGCTGGTGGCTCGTACTTTGTGGAGTCGTTAACAGCAGACTTGGTAAAAGAAGCATGGGCATTATTCCTTGAAATCGAGCTAGCAGGTGGTTTAGATGCGTATACTGCACTTCAATCGGATATTGAAGCGGTTTATAGTAAGCGCATTCAAGCGGTAGAAACACGCAAGCATTCATTAATTGGCACAAATATTTATGCAAATCCAGTAGATACAATTGCAACAGAAGAAAACGGGCAATTTGCGGATGTGAAGCGTTTAGCGATTCCATTTGAAAATTTACGTACATGCTTCTCACAAGCAGGTATTAAAACGGCTATTTTAACGTTCGGTGCGCTTAAAAATTACAAGCCACGTGCTGATTTTGTACAAGGCTTCTTCGCAACAGCGGGTATTGTTGCTGAGCAAACAGAAGGCTTTACGTCGATAGAAGATGCGAAAAAATGGATAACGAATGCGGCATTTGATTATGTTGTAATAGCAGCAACAGATGAGGATACGAAAGCGTTAGTCCCTGCATTATTAGACGGTAAGCGTTCAACTATTGTGTTGGATGCAGCGGGTAAATATAAAGAAGACGAAGCAACTTGGACAGCAACTGGCTTAAACGGCTTTATTTTTGCAGGTCAAAACATCGTCGAGAAGTTGAACAGCGTAGTAGCGAGCGTGAAGGGGGTACAACAATGA
- a CDS encoding dihydrolipoamide acetyltransferase family protein: protein MTIQNIMMPQLGESVTEGKIDSWLVKVGDKVNKYDPIAEVTTDKVNAEIPSSFSGIVKELIATEGETLPVGAVVCSIEVEDAETQQAPVVGSSNVSSAILNAGLQRQESPAPVVETPDTSERPKRTVGRYSPAVLLLASQNNVDLAHVQGTGLDNRITRKDVEAYIAAGKPVQLIEESPQQQAVEQQQQNVPEKTSAPDVAPSHSEVVPTASGDIEIPVTSVRKAIAKNMVRSSLEIPHAWMMMEVDVTELVEYRDSIKTEFKQKEGFNLTYFAFFLKAVAQALKEYPLINSVWAEDKIIQKKNINLSIAVATDDALFVPVIKNVDEKSIKGIAKEINELSTIVRNGKLKMEHIQGGTFTVNNTGSFGSIQSMGIINYPQAAILQVENIVKKPVIVQGNMIAPRYIVNLCLSLDHRILDGLICGKFLSRVKELLENVDKQKMSVY from the coding sequence ATGACCATTCAAAATATTATGATGCCACAATTAGGGGAAAGTGTGACGGAAGGCAAAATCGATAGTTGGTTAGTGAAAGTTGGCGACAAGGTAAACAAATACGACCCGATTGCTGAAGTAACGACCGATAAAGTGAATGCCGAAATTCCGTCCTCATTTTCTGGTATAGTGAAGGAATTGATTGCAACGGAAGGGGAAACACTGCCTGTAGGTGCCGTTGTTTGTTCCATCGAAGTAGAAGACGCAGAAACACAACAAGCACCGGTAGTGGGCAGTTCAAATGTTAGCTCAGCCATTTTAAATGCAGGTTTGCAGCGACAAGAATCACCTGCTCCAGTAGTAGAAACGCCTGATACTAGCGAGCGTCCTAAACGCACGGTTGGTCGCTATTCACCGGCAGTGCTACTATTAGCCTCGCAAAATAATGTGGATTTAGCGCATGTACAAGGGACAGGGCTCGACAATCGCATTACACGAAAAGATGTGGAAGCATATATTGCCGCTGGAAAACCTGTTCAACTAATAGAGGAAAGCCCGCAACAACAAGCGGTTGAGCAGCAACAACAAAACGTGCCAGAAAAAACGAGCGCGCCAGATGTTGCTCCGAGTCATTCTGAAGTTGTCCCGACAGCTTCAGGGGATATTGAAATTCCAGTTACATCTGTACGCAAGGCCATCGCGAAGAATATGGTGCGTAGTTCACTTGAAATTCCACATGCGTGGATGATGATGGAAGTCGATGTGACGGAGCTTGTCGAGTATCGCGACAGCATCAAAACGGAGTTCAAGCAAAAAGAAGGCTTTAATTTAACATACTTTGCCTTTTTCTTAAAAGCAGTCGCACAAGCTTTAAAGGAATATCCGCTCATCAATTCCGTTTGGGCAGAGGATAAAATTATCCAAAAGAAAAACATCAATTTATCCATTGCTGTTGCGACGGATGATGCGTTGTTTGTGCCAGTCATTAAAAATGTGGACGAAAAGTCGATTAAAGGCATTGCTAAAGAAATTAACGAACTATCTACAATTGTGCGAAATGGCAAGTTAAAAATGGAGCACATACAAGGTGGTACGTTCACGGTAAATAATACCGGTTCATTTGGTTCAATCCAATCTATGGGAATTATTAATTATCCGCAAGCTGCTATTTTACAGGTGGAAAATATAGTAAAAAAACCTGTAATAGTACAGGGTAATATGATTGCACCACGTTATATTGTGAACTTATGTTTGTCATTAGATCATCGAATTTTAGATGGTTTAATTTGCGGTAAATTCCTTAGTCGTGTCAAAGAATTGCTCGAAAATGTTGATAAACAGAAGATGTCAGTCTACTAA